One Methylosinus sp. LW4 genomic region harbors:
- a CDS encoding type II toxin-antitoxin system PemK/MazF family toxin, protein MCDFSDINEPEMNKIRPVVVISPRLPYRSQIVTIVPISTTRPFHDLPFCFRLSKNYHPAEDANLPCWAKADMVGNFSVSRLDGFKVGRRKWEIPEMSDADLEGVRGAVLAGLGFLR, encoded by the coding sequence ATGTGCGACTTTTCCGACATCAACGAGCCGGAGATGAATAAGATCCGTCCCGTGGTCGTCATTTCGCCGCGCCTTCCCTACCGATCGCAAATCGTCACGATCGTGCCCATCAGCACGACGCGACCGTTCCATGACCTCCCCTTCTGCTTTCGCCTGTCCAAGAATTATCATCCGGCGGAAGACGCGAATCTTCCGTGCTGGGCGAAAGCCGACATGGTCGGAAATTTCTCGGTCTCCCGTCTCGACGGGTTCAAGGTGGGTCGCCGAAAATGGGAAATTCCCGAGATGAGCGACGCCGATTTGGAAGGCGTGCGTGGAGCGGTGCTCGCAGGCCTCGGCTTCTTGCGTTGA
- a CDS encoding cation-translocating P-type ATPase: MGLRASRPEPRPASDFAPLSESEAAARLAHFGPNELEQPQRRPWLLIAFAALREPMFALLIVAALLYLALGDIHEGLLLTAGAFLSIGLVVAQETRNENALAALRSLAAPSARVLRAEGERRIPAREIVPGDIVLVGEGERAPADGALLRGDVLSVDESALTGESAPVWKAPATLVDPLLDPEPGEEAPFLFAGTLVTLGQGAMLATRTGRATRLGRIGRSLESIEPEETPLQKSTGRIVAIFGALGIGFCLLVALAYGLAFGDWIQAGLTGITLAISLTPEEFPMVLAVFLALGSYRLARRNVLARRSAVIETLGATDVLCVDKTGTLTQNRMEAAFFLRGADMWRPGEGAMPDEITPLLDAAVRASAADPSDPMDRALHRLASDPPASAEILRSFPLRPETLAFVQTWRANDESVASFAKGAPEAIAGLCRLDADALRLLTAEVATMAAHGLRVLAVATHCGPLPREDDPGSGVFALEGLVGFLDPLREDVPEAVVLAARAGIHVVMITGDYPATALAIARQAGIETRDGALSGAEIAALSDAVLDEAVETTRVFARIRPEQKLTLVEAFKRNGHIVAMTGDGVNDGPALRAAHVGVAMGQRGTDVAREAASIVLLDDRFASIVAGVRSGRRIFTNLRKALIFVTAIHVPIAGLALTPILFLLPPVFYPVHVVALELIIDPVCALVFESEPAERHMMEEPPRSPAEPLFGLRQIGAGFLEGAILLAALLCVYFVSMRAGESEGETRALVFVGLVIGNLAMAFASAAEPGTAFFDKRRVAFWIIATITALTLALIVYLPAAAELFRFATPEPKALAYVIATALVAGGWSGVYKAVRRQLR, encoded by the coding sequence ATGGGGCTCCGCGCATCACGACCCGAGCCCCGGCCGGCGAGCGATTTCGCGCCGCTCTCCGAGAGCGAGGCTGCGGCGCGCCTCGCCCATTTCGGCCCCAATGAGCTGGAGCAGCCGCAGCGCCGCCCCTGGCTGCTGATCGCTTTCGCCGCATTGCGCGAGCCCATGTTCGCGCTGCTCATCGTCGCCGCGCTGCTCTATCTCGCGCTCGGCGATATTCATGAAGGCCTGCTGCTCACCGCGGGGGCTTTTCTCTCCATCGGCCTCGTCGTGGCGCAGGAGACGCGCAACGAGAATGCGCTCGCGGCTCTGCGCAGCCTCGCCGCGCCCAGCGCCCGCGTGCTGCGCGCCGAGGGCGAGCGGCGCATTCCGGCGCGCGAGATCGTCCCCGGCGACATTGTGCTCGTCGGCGAGGGAGAGCGCGCACCGGCCGATGGCGCGCTGCTGCGCGGCGACGTTCTCTCGGTGGACGAATCGGCGCTGACCGGCGAATCGGCGCCGGTCTGGAAAGCCCCAGCGACGCTGGTGGACCCGCTGCTCGATCCCGAGCCGGGCGAGGAGGCGCCCTTTCTCTTCGCCGGCACGCTGGTGACGCTCGGCCAGGGCGCGATGCTGGCGACGCGCACCGGACGCGCGACGCGGCTCGGCCGCATCGGCCGCTCGCTCGAATCGATCGAGCCGGAGGAGACGCCGCTGCAAAAGAGCACCGGCCGCATCGTCGCGATCTTCGGCGCGCTGGGCATAGGCTTCTGCCTTCTCGTGGCGCTCGCCTATGGCCTCGCCTTCGGCGATTGGATTCAAGCGGGGCTGACGGGAATAACCCTCGCAATATCGCTGACGCCGGAAGAATTCCCCATGGTGCTGGCGGTGTTTCTGGCGCTCGGCTCCTATCGTCTGGCGCGGCGCAATGTGCTGGCGCGCCGCTCCGCCGTCATAGAGACTTTGGGCGCGACCGACGTGCTCTGCGTCGACAAGACCGGCACGCTCACGCAAAACCGCATGGAGGCGGCGTTTTTCCTGCGCGGCGCGGACATGTGGCGGCCGGGCGAGGGCGCAATGCCGGACGAGATCACGCCCTTGCTGGACGCGGCTGTGCGCGCCAGCGCCGCCGATCCCTCCGATCCGATGGATCGCGCATTGCATCGCCTCGCCAGCGATCCGCCCGCGAGCGCCGAGATCCTGCGCAGCTTTCCGCTGCGGCCGGAGACGCTCGCCTTCGTGCAGACATGGCGCGCGAACGACGAGAGCGTCGCCTCCTTCGCCAAAGGCGCGCCGGAGGCGATCGCCGGCCTCTGCCGCCTGGACGCCGATGCGCTGCGCCTTCTGACCGCCGAGGTGGCGACAATGGCGGCGCATGGCCTGCGCGTTCTGGCCGTCGCCACGCATTGCGGGCCATTGCCGCGCGAGGACGATCCCGGCTCTGGAGTCTTTGCGCTGGAAGGGCTCGTCGGCTTTCTCGATCCTCTGCGCGAGGATGTTCCAGAAGCGGTCGTGCTGGCGGCGCGCGCCGGCATTCATGTGGTGATGATCACCGGCGATTATCCGGCGACGGCGCTCGCCATAGCGCGCCAGGCCGGCATAGAGACGCGAGACGGCGCGCTGAGCGGCGCCGAGATCGCCGCTCTGAGCGACGCCGTTCTGGACGAAGCCGTCGAGACCACGCGCGTCTTCGCGCGCATCCGCCCGGAGCAGAAGCTCACTCTGGTGGAGGCTTTCAAGCGCAATGGCCATATCGTCGCCATGACCGGCGATGGCGTGAACGACGGCCCGGCTCTGCGCGCCGCGCATGTCGGCGTCGCCATGGGCCAGCGCGGAACCGATGTCGCGCGCGAGGCCGCCTCGATCGTGCTGCTCGACGATCGCTTCGCCTCGATCGTCGCGGGCGTGCGCAGCGGGCGGCGCATTTTCACCAATCTGCGCAAGGCGCTGATCTTCGTGACCGCTATCCATGTGCCCATCGCCGGCCTCGCGCTCACGCCCATACTCTTTCTGCTGCCGCCGGTGTTCTATCCCGTCCATGTGGTGGCGCTGGAGCTCATCATCGATCCTGTTTGCGCGCTCGTCTTCGAGAGCGAGCCGGCCGAGCGCCATATGATGGAAGAGCCGCCCCGCTCTCCGGCCGAGCCCTTGTTCGGCCTGCGCCAGATCGGCGCCGGATTTCTCGAGGGCGCGATTCTGCTCGCGGCGCTGCTTTGCGTCTATTTCGTCTCGATGCGCGCCGGCGAGAGCGAAGGGGAGACGCGCGCGCTGGTCTTCGTCGGCCTCGTTATCGGCAATCTGGCCATGGCCTTCGCCTCCGCCGCCGAGCCGGGAACCGCCTTTTTCGACAAGCGGCGCGTCGCCTTCTGGATCATAGCGACGATCACGGCGCTTACGCTCGCGCTGATCGTCTATCTTCCTGCGGCGGCGGAACTGTTCCGCTTCGCGACACCGGAACCGAAGGCGCTCGCCTATGTCATTGCGACGGCGCTGGTCGCCGGCGGCTGGTCAGGAGTATACAAGGCCGTTCGCAGACAGCTACGTTGA
- a CDS encoding M20/M25/M40 family metallo-hydrolase, producing the protein MSTENVLQSLDADLPAATDRLFDFLRIKSVSTDPAFAGECRRAADWLADQLRELGYEASVRDTPGHPIVVGHAKAKRPDAPHVLFYGHYDVQPPDPLDLWVSDPFDPRLVKGDKGEEIVARGASDDKGQLMTFLEACRAFQRNGGLPCHITFLFEGEEETGSPSLPDFFAANREELSEPALALVCDTGMWNAKTPAITTMLRGLAQEEVILTASDRDLHSGIFGGPVVNPIHVLAKIVADLHDAEGRVTLPGFYDGVAELPEEIAAQWRGLEFDETAFLKSVGVARPAGERGRSVIEQVWSRPTCDVNGIIGGYTGPGAKTVLPAKASAKISFRLVGTQDPEKVLDSFRAFVRERLPVDVRAEFVPHGASRALQLPFGSEALTRARRALQEEWDKEAALVGCGGSIPIVGAFKRDLGMDTLMIGFALEDDRIHSPNEKYAYSSFKKGSRSWARVLAALAA; encoded by the coding sequence ATGTCGACGGAAAACGTTCTCCAATCCTTGGACGCCGATCTGCCCGCGGCCACGGATCGCCTCTTCGATTTTCTGCGCATCAAATCCGTCTCCACCGATCCCGCCTTCGCCGGGGAATGCCGCCGCGCCGCCGATTGGCTCGCCGACCAGCTGCGCGAGCTGGGCTATGAGGCGAGCGTGCGCGACACGCCCGGGCATCCGATCGTCGTCGGCCACGCCAAGGCCAAGCGGCCGGATGCGCCGCATGTGCTGTTCTATGGCCATTATGACGTGCAGCCGCCGGACCCGCTCGATCTGTGGGTCAGCGATCCTTTCGATCCGCGGCTGGTGAAAGGCGACAAGGGCGAGGAGATCGTCGCCCGCGGCGCCTCGGACGACAAGGGCCAGCTGATGACCTTCCTCGAGGCCTGCCGCGCCTTTCAACGCAATGGCGGCCTGCCCTGCCACATCACCTTCCTCTTCGAGGGCGAGGAGGAGACCGGCTCCCCCTCGCTGCCGGATTTCTTCGCCGCCAATCGCGAGGAATTGTCCGAGCCGGCGCTGGCGCTCGTCTGCGACACCGGAATGTGGAACGCCAAGACGCCCGCCATCACCACAATGCTGCGCGGCCTGGCGCAGGAGGAGGTGATCCTCACCGCCTCCGATCGCGATCTGCATTCGGGCATATTCGGCGGGCCGGTCGTCAATCCGATCCATGTGCTGGCCAAGATCGTCGCCGATCTCCATGACGCCGAGGGACGCGTCACGCTGCCGGGCTTTTACGACGGCGTCGCCGAGCTGCCGGAGGAGATCGCCGCGCAATGGCGCGGGCTGGAGTTCGACGAGACCGCGTTTTTGAAGAGCGTCGGCGTCGCGCGCCCGGCCGGCGAGCGCGGGCGCAGCGTCATCGAGCAAGTCTGGTCGCGCCCGACCTGCGACGTGAATGGAATCATCGGCGGCTACACCGGCCCCGGCGCCAAGACGGTGCTGCCGGCCAAGGCGAGCGCGAAAATCTCCTTCCGCCTCGTCGGGACGCAGGACCCGGAGAAGGTGCTGGACTCGTTCCGCGCTTTCGTGCGCGAGCGCCTGCCGGTCGATGTGCGCGCGGAATTCGTTCCGCATGGCGCCTCGCGCGCTCTGCAGCTGCCCTTCGGCTCCGAGGCGCTCACACGCGCGCGGCGCGCCTTGCAGGAGGAATGGGACAAGGAGGCGGCGCTCGTCGGCTGCGGCGGCTCCATCCCGATCGTCGGCGCCTTCAAGCGCGATCTCGGCATGGACACGCTGATGATCGGCTTCGCGCTCGAGGACGACCGCATTCATTCGCCCAACGAAAAATACGCCTATAGCTCGTTCAAGAAAGGCTCCCGCTCCTGGGCGCGCGTGCTCGCCGCTCTGGCGGCGTGA